In Malania oleifera isolate guangnan ecotype guangnan chromosome 8, ASM2987363v1, whole genome shotgun sequence, a single window of DNA contains:
- the LOC131161446 gene encoding uncharacterized protein LOC131161446 has translation MAISDAVASNLTTLYLAVIAAMKAYGLVTGRSFSSGLVLVLSTVVVGLILVGTLAWDVSRKAAHALSRDPASEACRGGICWHGVAVRSPASQVRFRLPQQQQQQQQQPPQALLMTVSKGWINFSTREEIEQRVAVRRVAGGTRQ, from the exons ATGGCGATCTCCGACGCGGTGGCGTCGAACTTGACGACGCTGTACTTGGCGGTGATAGCGGCGATGAAAGCATACGGGCTTGTGACCGGCCGGAGCTTCTCCAGCGGGCTTGTTCTGGTGCTGTCCACGGTGGTGGTGGGGTTGATCTTGGTCGGGACTCTGGCTTGGGACGTGTCCCGCAAGGCCGCGCACGCTCTGTCCCGCGATCCCGCGAGCGAGGCGTGCCGGGGAGGCATCTGCTGGCACGGCGTTGCCGTCCGGTCGCCGGCATCGCAGGTACGCTTCAGACTACCacagcaacagcagcagcaacaacaacaaccacCGCAAGCCCTTCT GATGACAGTTTCCAAAGGATGGATCAATTTTTCCACGAGAGAGGAAATTGAACAGCGCGTTGCCGTTCGCCGTGTTGCGGGCGGAACACGACAATAG
- the LOC131161447 gene encoding E3 ubiquitin-protein ligase CIP8 has translation MAEAPSHTPTPSPSASDAETLQYWCHRCEKRVSVETLPNQPDVICLDCKGGFVESIAAASPPSVGPPTLSFDQIDEPSFGSQFLQVLRLIAQAARDEDAPPSPPPDRAHGDDFLRIELNGWDIGEGEDDPGEVELRNEAEDEEEEEGEDRSDNETDENGSDNRQRDEEEDMRRRRSDVLRLRIQDFAARSGSGRHRFLDLAEILMGLDDNSIELRVEMPESEEYIGNPEDYVDAAEYEALLQNLAESDGGGRRGPPPASKSAISALQTAEITSEADVLVCAICKDAVNVGETARKLPCGHGYHGDCIVPWLGSRNSCPVCRFELPTDDPEYEEERKKKTTAFDGGASGSRGGNSVIG, from the coding sequence ATGGCTGAAGCCCCCTCCCACACGCCGACGCCGTCTCCGTCCGCATCGGACGCTGAGACGCTGCAGTACTGGTGTCATCGGTGCGAGAAGCGAGTCTCCGTCGAAACCCTACCTAATCAGCCCGACGTGATCTGCCTCGACTGTAAGGGCGGCTTCGTCGAATCAATCGCCGCGGCATCTCCGCCGTCCGTCGGCCCGCCCACGCTGAGCTTCGATCAGATCGACGAGCCCTCATTCGGGAGTCAGTTCCTCCAGGTCCTCCGCTTAATAGCTCAGGCGGCGCGGGATGAGGACGCGCCGCCATCTCCGCCGCCGGATCGCGCCCACGGAGACGATTTCCTGAGAATTGAGCTCAACGGCTGGGACATAGGCGAGGGAGAGGACGATCCGGGCGAGGTTGAATTGAGAAATGAAGCAGAAGACGAAGAAGAGGAGGAAGGGGAAGATAGATCCGATAACGAAACCGATGAGAACGGATCCGATAATCGCCAGAGAGACGAAGAGGAGGACATGCGGCGGAGGCGGAGCGATGTGCTCCGCCTCAGGATCCAGGATTTCGCGGCCCGATCCGGGAGCGGGCGGCACCGTTTCCTCGACTTGGCCGAGATCCTGATGGGTCTGGACGACAATTCGATCGAACTGCGCGTCGAAATGCCCGAATCTGAAGAGTATATTGGTAATCCGGAGGATTACGTGGACGCAGCCGAGTACGAGGCGTTGCTGCAGAACTTGGCGGAGAGCGACGGCGGCGGACGGAGAGGGCCCCCTCCGGCGTCTAAATCGGCTATCTCAGCGTTACAGACTGCGGAGATTACATCGGAGGCGGATGTTTTGGTTTGCGCGATATGTAAGGACGCTGTGAACGTGGGCGAGACGGCGAGGAAGCTGCCGTGCGGGCACGGGTACCACGGAGACTGCATCGTTCCGTGGTTAGGTTCTAGAAACTCCTGCCCCGTGTGTCGGTTCGAGTTGCCGACGGACGATCCAGAGTACGAGGAGGAAAGGAAGAAAAAAACGACGGCGTTTGATGGCGGAGCTTCGGGTTCGCGTGGGGGCAATTCCGTCATCGGGTGA